In Lactuca sativa cultivar Salinas chromosome 5, Lsat_Salinas_v11, whole genome shotgun sequence, the DNA window gtgttttatttctctcaaggttatttcaagtgtatttgatgttgtgtgatacatttgaggcatcacacttgaggtgctaggctcacaaggtttttaaggaatccaagcatctaaaaggtatgtctttcttactaacttttatgtttaaaagttccccatgtatgctagacagGTTATGAacattggaaaatcaattttgcatgtatcatagtaaaacatagatccaaggtttctagagttgcatgtacaccttaggagtgttagaatgctcaaaacccaacaatatcctcaatggttggggctcccaatGAATCACAGACTGCCTCCCACtagtctctagctctgtctctcaaacatcctgcagcataccggaccttcgaccccttagggcaaaagctcgtcaactgtgcagaatcgatgtctgcaatccatctcttGGCCACAATTTagtccttcaccccgtgaaatTATGACACACCACATCCTGTAGCACTTGGTTCTTTGGTATGTATTTATTTCTAAGTATTTTTTGCATCTTggccgtggactcggcgagttgaaggaccaactcgtcgagtagaagcgggacggaACGTGGGACTTAAgtgacggactcggcgagttggtactgttcggacaaaaaccctaatctgagggtttgcaccctatttaagcaatgaTATGATGGCCAtattgtcccttatgctcccaaaacacttctcattgaaaccctagccgtttgtgctttgttgaggccatttttggtgttcttgtgtggttgtaaagcttggaaggaaggaagGAGCTTGGAACTTGAGTTGGGGCCAGTAGATCCAGGGATTTTACTTCATTTTCAGCAGCTTCAAGGTATAATGCCCCTGTCTTGACTCATCtatgtgtttattcatctttaACTTGGGATCTCTTTGGATTGCTAAGTCATGTTTTGGAATTGGAAGTGTTGAGTGGGTTttgactttagatctggaccttaagaggggtctcatggcataaaggtgccaactttagggccatgagagccccatgcacattgtaggacactttatgtggattttttgagctaaaaaccccatgcatgtgcatcaagtttggaactttacgtataaagtggacattaggaggccagatctatggttttggtgtgttagatctcattaaaatcgactgtatggaattCTTcaagactggactcggcgagtccaaagcaatcttcttaaagatgaagatgatctcgacgagttgttcatcaactcggcgagtcggatgagtattcatgtgatgttcatatgagagaagaactcgtcgagttgacaacccaactcgacgagtggggtcatggatgaggacgagtaaagggtgagggactcagcgagttgacggcccaactcggcgagtcgggtcaacttgaagttgactttgacttggacttgattggGGAtagaatagtcattttaccctaagagtagatgtcagtttctgactaagtgtttgtgAGGATTGtagccagaggatttccggagcagcagcaggcaGAGACTTCCCACACGGATTATCAGCAACTActtgttcgaggtgagttaccttccagtagcggtgggtctatggccacaatgccgacccaccagtaggagtcgtatgttagataattgtctttgtgatattcatctaggtttgctactacctgatatgttatatgctagcattatatgttatatgtgatagtagtagagttcggttgttaggaccgaagggtaggtcagacaccccagatatgtctgacagtacgtgatgatatgtttatatgctggcatgatatgttatatgtgatagtggtagtaggaggggaatagtccccaagttcggttattaggaccaaagggtagttcggataccccagatatgtctgatagtatgtttatgttatgatatatgtgatagtagcagtgaggagaggaatagtccccaagggtcggttgttaggaccgacgggtaggtcagcaccccagaatggcttgacatgggtaggacggcacctcagaatggccgcatgggtaggacggcaccccagaatggccgcatgggtaggtcggcacccagaatggccgtacgggtaggtcggcaccccataattgcctggtagtatgtatgctatatgattgtatggtatgtggtacgataggggaactcacaaagcttcgtgcttacagtttacagttttggtttcatgtacctcttcagcgaaggggaaggagctggcgcagtagcggcacatcatacacacactctttgtttccgcactatggatattctgggattgtactgtgacatgttattattttgtgacttgggttttcagacatgatacattgttttatgagacGATGTAATTTCACAGTATTTCCTCATGAACGTTTTTATGAATcagttaatttaaaaagaaatttttggacttaaaatttCGGTCGTTACacatcccctgaagtccttgaaggagagtgtgcgCGTCCTTGTCTGGCTAGATGCCATGTCATTCcggaatgccctgaggcgatcctccatcagctcaatgatccttTCCTTGATTAACCCAAAAATCactggggtcgcctcaaggatgcctctcgtaatctcagacaCAATGAAATCGCGTAATCCATCATCAACCGGCTTGGAACCCGCACCCAAACctgaacctgaacctgatccAGACCTTGAACCCCCTGCTCCGtgacgtgtcaccaccattctgaaacaaaacacataatcattagggttatatataatctcgagaggtctcacacactctacaagttccaTGGTTCTATCTCAACCCTCCTTGACTTGACTATGGACtatggatcctctactttcagtagtacgggaccatactaccttccaaatctatccgtactttccttaaggaCTGCCTttacttcaccaagtccctttcccTACTACTGCTCACTGCACTAATCTCATCCCAGGCTTACCATTGGGTAACTCTTCGACCTACTCTCCatcatcagctgcataagaaatccctgctacctttacctaactagctcgcaaataccattacatattaataagactagataattcttcgaatgagaggtcctaccctacaatgattagactcaaacaagagttgcgaaatagggctagacctaaccttctgaaaatatttaatcctcgcaatatgtaacttaacatattcgtttactagttaattaaagataaccaggactcctaaaagcacaaagcaagcaacatccaGGCATTGAATAAcccaaaccaagcatatcctaatcaggctatcatatcactgactagtcAGTACTATCATGCAACTCAATAAGCACATAAAATAGGCACATAAGTCATCTTcctatatccttagccctaatctagtatgcagttctcatacacatatagTAGGCatgtaaggcatccttcctagatccttagccctaatctagcatgcagttctcataatcatatcatatatcatagcaAACATGTGTAgctatcttggggaaaacttacttgagctcggctgattgcacgcatcacacaccttgttctttctcaaactatttattttaatttttagaaaaattgttttcttataaaaatctttctaaccctcgatttgagtccaaacacccccaacggtgtgtctgaatcccccaaaccaagtctctgataccaaattgtaacatgccaaatttcaagaccaaaaatttcatttttaatttaaagatTCGTAAAACAGATTACTTAAAATGCCATCAATGTTATCTAATATCATGAAAATCATAAGTCAACCATCTCAAAGACATATCATAGgaaaataatgtcagagtacaaatcccaagaatctcatgtgcggaaaatcatGTGTGCGATGCGCTACTAtcgtgccgactcctttcccttcgaagaagaaggacctgaaacaaaaactggaaaatgtaagcacaaagcttagtgagttccttcatcataccacataccatacaatagacatactgccaggcatatttgggtgcccggcctaccctgttgagcatatatgggtgctcaacctacccttgtcaggcataccggggtgcccgacctacccctgccaagcatatctaggtgcttgacctacactccggtctatttcaaccggttacggggactatttcacccctaccactaccacataataacatagcataacatactgtcaaaCATACCTGGGTGTCCAACCTACCCTTCAGTTTATCTCAACCGGCTAAGGGGTCTAacctacccctcctaccactatcacataatattatagcatactagcacgtaaaacataacagatagtggcataccagacaattatcacaaagacaataatctcaactataatcaactactagtgggtcggcattggtgccttcgacctacttCTAGtgcaaggtaactcacctcaatgtcccGTAGTAGCTGaactcctctcaaactcctacacataaaaatctcctttaattaccctttcatactcataacccctttaagggtcaactctggtcaatggtcaaagtcaaagtcaacatcctagtcaaagtcaacatcctggtttactcaactcgccgagttggtccatcaactcgtcgagtttcatgaTCCATAAAACCCTGAAAATCTCgatccaactcttcgagttctttcatgaactcgtcgagttcctcttcataCAAAGTCGGGACATTTCCctttcaactcgctgagttcctccttcaactcgtcgagttcttcaatctttaaaacccaaaaaccatggccaactcactgagtcatctcctagactcaacgagtttgcctagtaacagaaaaggttgggggaccacgacccaactcaccaagttgtatgaacaactcgtcgagtcccctataGTCTAAACCCATTCAGTCGTTTCTAGTCGGgttcaatgcttccaaaccatagatctaatcCCTTTGGACTaagttaccatgtaaagttgctaactttacgacCATGTATGGTGCCATGAAGCtagaaacaccaaaactaagctaTATAAGAGGTCTAGGGAATGGGGAAGGGCCAAGGCTTGATAAAGCTGACAACTTAAAGCCTCATAAGCTCATgagtgcctagatctgaagttaaaACCTCATGATACACTCAAATATCGAAAATGACTTCAGTATGGCCCAAAAGTAACaaaatacaaccctaaatgaAGATCTAAGCAAAGGAAAGTCAAGGTATCAACTTTACACCTCAAATGAGTCAAAAATGCAGCTCAACTTCCGGATCTACTGGCTTCCTCTTGAAtcctcaagcttctccttccttctcaagcttcaaaatcaccaagaacacacaaaaatggctcaGTAACCATCAAAGGTGGATTAAGGTTTCGTGGCTAGGTTTCGGAGTGATGGAGGCTGAAAATGAGGCCaccctttggaggttaaggtgcttaaatagggtgcaaaccctgaacattagggtttcactctggcaaccctactcatcgagttgagtCTTTCAACTCGTCGACCAGGCTTCTAGTCCCACGTCCAAAatccattcctactcgacgagtttgggacctctaactcgtcgagtccctttgcaaaaatgacAAATTTGATTTAAAAATACATATCAGGATCCGGACGTTACAAAAGGATAAATGAgtgttttgtttatattaaaaataaaatttgtatcctatgattttcgggacgttacatTCTTGGACTTAAAATCATAAACCTTCCTCATTGTATACACTTGGTTTTTCCTAAATAACTTTATGATAAACATTAGTCAACACCCCTTCTCTCCGAATTGACACCTTTGGCCCGCCTTAACACATCTCATAAATACCTTAATTACATATCATATCGATAAGAAAAAACTAAATCACAATTCACCAAAATGGTTTTCAAGTGattaataattattgttttattgaTAGAAAATTAGAAGACACTAATCTGAGATGTGATCATTTCTATCATTAAATATCCTCATACATTTTCTTCATATTCATGTTAAATGTTGATATGTGTcacatttaataaaattaataatattttaatatatttgtcaCCATTTAACATAGTTAGAAATGATGAATAAGGGTGGAGGGAGTGGTGACACACTCCCTCATTGTGCCACACTCCATTACCGCACATAAGGAGTGGTATTTTATGGAAAGAgaaaagagaaagaagaaagagaCAGAGAGACAGAGGAATAGTGAGAGAGAAGGAAACGCTCGTGATTTTGGCTGCACACCACAAACCGCATAGGGGGAACGTTGTTCATTGCAGTTTCACATGCCACATCAACTGAAAACTGCTCCGGTCTAACAATTAAATATATGAAGATTTTAATTTCTCTCTTATTAAATGCACTTAATTAAAATTTTACAaccattttaatataaaaaattattattatttttataaaattgacCAAAATTGATAATCTTTACATAAAATGGCAATAAGattataatataattataatattgttaCATTAATGACTGAATCTTATTAACAAGTAACCATAATAGCTttattatattaaataattaCAAAATTTTGTAACTATACTCACTAAAATATCTTTTGATTTTTATTAAAAGCAACCTTAGAAATTTGGTAAACTTGGGAAAGGAGGGTTATGTTATGCCCAAGATCAAAACCTAATCCAAGATCAAACAAAAATCAAGACCCAATTACTTCTTAATCTCTCAATCAACACCTACAATTCACATATTCATCCTTTATTCCTCCTCCCCCTCCCTTCCCCTCCCAGTGACCTTCTCGTGTCTTTGTTATTTCTCTCACCCACCGCCAGAGGAAACCGTTGGCGAAAGCGTAGCACAATCGCTTCGATTCTTGGTGAAACGTTGTCGACCCACCGGCTAAACTGCCTCGGCTTCCGTCGACCCTAATTATCTTCATTGGTACAATTTCCGATCAATTTCTTTACGATTTGAACACTTATTCAACATAGGGATTCCTATTTTTTATGAATTTgattccatttcttcttcaattaGACATCTTTATTTGTTTGTTAGGTTGTTGTTTTGAGTGAGAAGAGGGGATCTGACTTTTAGCTATGTGGGTTTGTTTCTTATTGATTTACGAAGTAAGAAACAAGATTCACATAAAGTTGATGTCTATTTCTATCAAGAAACCAGTTTTTTTACTGATTTTTTGGTCAAACCTACTGTGTTTGATGACAAATTTAGTACAAAAGGTTATCCTTTTCGTATAAATTATATGTAGCTTTTTTTCTTCTGAAACTTTAAACATTCATATCAATCTTGAAGGATAGATAGTAACCAGTTTGACATCCAAAGTCAAAGTATGGCTCCCTTTGTTGACATGGGAGTATCGTTTGAAATGTGGATTTAATTTGTGTTCAGTGGTGTTTATTGGTTCAAGATTTTTAATTTCCATTCCATTTTCAGTTATAAAATGAAACTTTGCATATTATAAGCATAAAAAACCACTTTGCTGCATAAATTGGGGGAAAAAGGTGAAACTTTGTTGCATAAATCTGCATTTAACCCCAATATCTATACCTAATATATGTGCATCAATCTCAGGAATCCATTTCTATCAGCTCAGAGTTGTGGTTGAATCATTGATTGTTATCCCTAATGCAACGTCAAAGGAGTATCTTTGATACCTTCCCTGAAACCGTTGATCTTAACCAGGGTCCTAATCATGGTATGAACGAGTCTGATGAACACAACATCAGGTTATCCCCCACTGAAAGACGCCTCTTAAGTAATGATCTTTCTGGTGAACTAAATTTCAATTGTGAAAACACAAATGATCACCATAACTCTCGAAGTTTCAGTAGCTGGGATGTAGGCGAATCAAGCTCTAGACCCAATGAAcaagattcaagatttaaagAACGACAATTGGATCCAACAAATACTCAATTCCATTCCACTCCTAATCACATTCCGATGGATGTAAATCTGAATCTTGAATATGGGGGTAATAGTAATAGTAGTGGAAATGATGGTGGACAGGGCTTCAGATTCATGAATCTTTACAAATCGGGTACTCCTGAAATGGAGTCTgatgaacatgaacatgaacatgaacatgagCATGAACCAGATTGTTCTTTTGGGAATTGGGGTCTCTCTTGTAAAAGAAAAGCATTAGAAGGTACTTCTTCCAGCAGTGCAAGTCAACCTTCACCAGTGGTCAACTCTCCAAGTGCCTTTACTCCTCCAATTGCAACCGAGAGCTCACGAAGATACAATGGAATCAGAGATTCCGGTTCCGGACCTTTTAACATATCATCAACTGGAACCCCTGGAAACTCATTGCCTTTTAGACGACTTCCACATAGTGAATATCTTGGTCAACCGTCTAGAGGACCAATTTTGACTCCTCCCAATTCTAGTCAACCCTTAAATGTTCAACCACCTTTAGTTCAAGTTCCTGGAATGCCAAGAAACTTAATTCCCTTTTCAAGAAATGGAAATTCATCAAGAAACAATGAGCAAAATTCTTACTTTGGTCCTTCAAATGAGACAAGAAATATGGTGCAAGATCCCACCAATTGGAGCTTAGCAACTGGGAGATCAAGCAATAATGGAGGTAATAATTACAGAAATGACCCTGTTTGGATACCTCATCATGTAAGCTCTTCTGGGACACATGGTCAGCAAAGGTTGACCGAgcttcctccttggactcttttCCCTTCTTCTGAGGTCGAGTCTGTGGGCCATAGAGGTCATTTTCCCATTTTGCCCTCgggatcttcttcttcctcggagGAGAATGTGCTACCTAGCCGGGGGCGTCATCGTCAACATTTTTTAAGGTCGGGACCTTTGATGGAGGTGCCTGGTGATGAGTGGCAGGCTTTTGCTTCTGATATTGAGGGAAGGCATAGGCTGGTTTCTGAGGTTTGTTCTCTTATGATATAATTACATAAAATTCATTAGTTTTATATTTGATATATCTTACATTATAAATTTCACAATTCGTTAAATCAAACATATCTTGATATAATTTCCATCTTATTATGATTTGTATGTTCAAAAATAATGTTCCAGTGTTTCAACACTTTTGAAAACAGTTATTTAAGTTCAAATATGTACCTTAAAATGTTGCAAACATGAAAATgttgattttgaaacgaagttTTCTTTACATTTTGTAAgatatatatactttttttttaaataaatgtgTTACTAAGTTATGAAATTATGTTTGACTTCCATGTTACAGATGCGTCAGATTTTGAATGCATTGCGAAGAGGTGAAAGCTTACGAGCTGAGGTCTGGTGTTGTTTTCTTGAATAATTTTCCAAATTCTAATAAAAAATAAGCTTAAAAACATTTCGATTCTTGAATAATTTCTCCAAAATTTCTTATTCTTCAAAACAACTTTCTGAAATGTTATATGTCAGGATTACATGCTCTTTGATCCATTTATAAACGGGGTTTCTGAGCTACATGACAGGCACAGAGATATGAGGCTAGATGTTGATAACATGTCTTATGAGGTAAACCTCCGAGTcttgctatttttttttttttaaatattatttagttattaatatttttgtAAACATTGATTTGTTTATCAGGAACTTTTGGCACTTGAAGAACGTATAGGAGATGTGAAAACTGGATTGAGTGAAGAAGTTATCATGAAATCAATGAAACAGAGAAAACACATATCTTTCATGGCTATATCAACCCAAAATTTGGAGCCATGTTGCATATGTCGGGTGAGATTTTTCTCTTAAACTATGTGAAAAATTGCTACTTTTCAATGATAATTTTGATCTCAATTTTGGAGTGTTGTATTGCAGGAAGAATATATTAATGGAGATAATATTGGGAGTTTGGAATGTGGACATGATTTCCACACAAGTTGCATTAAGCAGTGGCTTTCACAGAAAAATCTATGCCCTATTTGCAAGATGACTGGCCTTTctacttgatatatatttgaATTTCTATGCTTTTGTTGAGAGACAAAAAGACATGATATTCTTCTATGTTCACTTGTCTTTTTCAATCCCCCGATTTTTTTGTTTGTCAAAATCAGGGGTTTGCAAGAGAAAGGAGGAAGAGGAAGGAGGTAATAATGGTATATGTTATAAACAGATTTGGTTGTCAATTTGAAAATGATCTGGATAATTTAATGACTTGTTATTTTATTTCTTCTAGTTTTGTTTTCTCTTCAACTTGATATCGCATAATCTTATTTTCTCATATCCGATAAGTAGTATATTGCATACAAAATTAATGATGATTTATAAGTGAAGACGATGTGAGAGAAAGCAATTTTGTATATTGCATCCATCGATTAAGATGTGTAAAGTAATTACAAACAAGCGATCGAGGAATCAATGGAATCATCTTCATCTGCCCCTTTGAACCACTCAAAATTGGATATTCTTCGAGTAAGTTATCCAATTAATTGATTAAATGATATTTATGTGATGTTCTATTAAAGAAATATCCACCAAACGCTCCTTAATCCAAAGGTTCAAATTATTCAATAAAGAAATCGTTTAACTATTGTTTTCATATATATTATATGGTATAAAAATATAGAAAGTTATAAATAAAAAGCCCATATCTTTGGAGGTAGTGGACATTGTTCTATTTGTTGAGATAATGTATTGGGGGACCATATAGCTCATGCAACAAGATGTTGATGGAACGCTTTTTCAACCAATAAAATTGTCAATCACACCTATTATTCGATTAATTTTGAGCTATTTCAATGTTATTACATGAAATATTGCATAAAATTAATGTAAAAGGCACATAAAAGCTCTAGGGATCTCATGAGTCTTGATGAGTTTGGACATGGTTTTAGTTGGTTTATGATTTACTTGGATCATTAAAGACTTTTTCTAAATTAGTATGGTgcgtttaaaaaaagaaaaacattacTAAGGGGACCATATAATAAAGATACAAAGGATTGATCACAAACAAGTGGCTACGAGATATTGATGGGACGTATTTCTAACCAACAAAACTGTCGATCACAATTTTAATTTGCCTAATATCCACTCGTTTGACTAATATCTCACATTTTCTGTCATGAAAGTTGAaagacaaaataaataaataaataaaattacttttagcaaataaaattatGGATAGTCTGTAAAAAAATAGTAACATACTTTTATTATATTGATATAATCAATGTTATTTGACTTTACCTATAATAGTGACATACATATAACATGTTAAATTACCCATATTGACGGTTCTAGCGGTATCAAAGAGCTTCTAACTTAGCAGTATCTGGTGTTGTTCTCCGTCTTTTAGGTCAAGAGAAAACTATGAGATTGTCTCACCTCAACCTTATATTTTGGACAATAATCCATCAAAACTTTGAACTACATGATAATAATCGACGATACATAAGAAATTGTTTCACATTAGCAAAGCatgatttttgacatttttattatgaaaacatgaatttaacAGTGGTTAAGGAcgtgaaaaaaaaaatagttgttaaaatcgtctttaaatctatattatcataacacaatccaatgtaaacttattatctttaatttattgctaataaatttaatttttatagtacttgtgtttgatttttataagataaaatatgttttcgcgttttcgcaaaatatttatgttttctcATGaacctacttatatatatatatatatatatatatatatatatatatatatatatatatatatatatatatatatatatatatatatatatatatatatatatatatatatatatatatatgtttgatacagaacttgaaccctcaacctcataACCTACCTTAATAAAGCTTACATGGGAAAAATTCAATGATCCAACCTATTATAATGAGGCCATGAGTAGTGACTAATTATCTTAATGAAATGAAGATATGATTGAGGAACTTATTTCCACGAGTAAGAATGACATTTGGGAATTTGTTGAACTCCATAAGGCGATAAAACCTGTAAGGTGCAATTAGGTATTTAGAACCAAGCTAGACCCAAATGTAAATGTCAAATGATATAAAACACTTTTGGTTGCTAAAGGTTACACCCAAAAGTGGGAATCAAATATATGAAGACTTTCTCTCCCATTTAACGAAAGGGTTCGATAAGGATCATTATGGAGTTAGTACCATATTTTGATGCAGAtctatatcaaatgtatgttaAAATACCTCTCCTTAATGGTGATTTACATAGAGATGTGTTCATGACCCAACCCGAAGGTTCAAGAACACCTAGTAAGTAAACTAAAGAAGTCCATTAACATGTTAAAACAAACATCATGAGAATGGTACTTGAAATTTGATGAAGTCGTGCAAAATAATGGAttcattaagaattaatttgatcAATGTACCTACCTTAAAATGAGTACAAAAAACTTTTTCGTATTGGTCTTTTATGTTGATGAAGTTATTTtaacaaataatattttaatttttttttacattagTCAAAGAAATTACTTTCGTGCCATTTTGAAATGAAATATCATAGGGAAGCCTCTTATGTGATCATTATCGAAATACACCAAAATTAGGCCAATGTGATATTAGGATTTTCTCAAAAGACTTACATTAAATGTATTCTTGCATGTTATAATATAGAACAATGCTCCCCTTCGTCTGCTCTCATAGTCAAAGGGTGCATTTTCGGTTCTTCTCAATGCCCGAAAACGGAAGTAGAAAATGAACAAATAAGACTGATACATTATGCTTGTATGAAAGGAAACCTAATGTATGCTCAAGTTTGTACTTGTCCCGATATCGCTTATATTGTTGGAATGCTAAGTCAATATCATTTTAATCTTGGCCCATTGGAAAGTGTTGTGATATCTTTAAAGGACAAAAGACTACAAACTTAATTACAGAATAACTAATAACCTAAAAGTGATTGGATTTTTTGATTCCGAATTTGTTGAATGCAAAGACGATAAAAAAAAGTCAACTTCAAGGTACATCTTTAAGTTAGCAAGTGGGCCTATATCGTGGAGGAGTCATAAGCAACAACTAACCAGGACATCGACAATGAtggcagagtacattgcagtttATAATGCAACTTGCCATGAGATGTTGATAAATCTTATTAGTGGACTCAAATTTGTAAACTCTATATTAAGATCATTAAAGATTTACTTTGATAATTTTGTTATCATTAGTTTTCATGGTTGAATTATATCTTGATACACAATTcttttttgtaaaaatatataaacatagtCTTTGTATCGATTACATTAACACTCATGATATGCTTGCAGATCCAATTACAAAATGTCTACCACCAAAGTTTTCCAAGAGCCAGTATGAAAGACAGGTTTTACTAGATAAGCTTATATGATGGAACATTGCTTTTATGCACGAGTAATGAAATT includes these proteins:
- the LOC111877603 gene encoding E3 ubiquitin-protein ligase MBR2, which produces MQRQRSIFDTFPETVDLNQGPNHGMNESDEHNIRLSPTERRLLSNDLSGELNFNCENTNDHHNSRSFSSWDVGESSSRPNEQDSRFKERQLDPTNTQFHSTPNHIPMDVNLNLEYGGNSNSSGNDGGQGFRFMNLYKSGTPEMESDEHEHEHEHEHEPDCSFGNWGLSCKRKALEGTSSSSASQPSPVVNSPSAFTPPIATESSRRYNGIRDSGSGPFNISSTGTPGNSLPFRRLPHSEYLGQPSRGPILTPPNSSQPLNVQPPLVQVPGMPRNLIPFSRNGNSSRNNEQNSYFGPSNETRNMVQDPTNWSLATGRSSNNGGNNYRNDPVWIPHHVSSSGTHGQQRLTELPPWTLFPSSEVESVGHRGHFPILPSGSSSSSEENVLPSRGRHRQHFLRSGPLMEVPGDEWQAFASDIEGRHRLVSEMRQILNALRRGESLRAEDYMLFDPFINGVSELHDRHRDMRLDVDNMSYEELLALEERIGDVKTGLSEEVIMKSMKQRKHISFMAISTQNLEPCCICREEYINGDNIGSLECGHDFHTSCIKQWLSQKNLCPICKMTGLST